The Methylomusa anaerophila genome has a segment encoding these proteins:
- a CDS encoding DUF1385 domain-containing protein yields the protein MMRGPEYIATAVREPSGGIVVEKDRLESITGRYPILKKPMLRGVVALVESLVYGLKALSFSAQAAGEEGEELSNKEIAMTMVLALGLAIVLFVVIPTFAAKFIHSAITDPGLLNLLEGILRLAIFFAYIGGISMLKDIQRVFQYHGAEHKTIHAYEAGVPLTIENIKGYSRLHPRCGTNFLLIVMVVSIVMFAFLGWPDLWLRILSRIILLPVVAGIAYEIIRFAGRSEHKAVACAIAPGLWLQQLTTREPSDDQIEVAIQALKAVTPAESNDTDN from the coding sequence ATGATGCGCGGACCGGAGTATATTGCTACCGCCGTGCGCGAACCGTCCGGCGGGATTGTGGTTGAGAAAGACCGGCTTGAATCAATAACCGGCCGTTATCCGATACTAAAAAAGCCAATGCTGCGCGGCGTGGTGGCGCTGGTGGAATCACTTGTCTACGGTCTGAAGGCGTTGTCTTTTTCAGCGCAGGCTGCAGGCGAAGAAGGAGAAGAGCTGTCAAACAAAGAGATTGCCATGACAATGGTTTTGGCCTTGGGACTGGCAATTGTGCTTTTTGTTGTCATACCTACTTTTGCTGCCAAGTTCATTCATAGCGCTATCACCGATCCGGGCTTGCTAAACCTGTTGGAGGGAATTTTGCGACTGGCCATTTTTTTCGCCTATATCGGCGGGATATCCATGCTGAAGGATATTCAACGGGTTTTTCAGTATCACGGCGCCGAGCACAAGACCATCCATGCTTACGAAGCCGGTGTGCCGCTTACGATTGAAAATATTAAAGGCTATAGCCGCCTTCATCCCCGCTGCGGTACAAATTTTTTACTGATTGTCATGGTTGTCAGTATTGTAATGTTTGCTTTCCTGGGGTGGCCCGACCTGTGGCTTCGTATACTGTCGCGGATAATCCTGCTGCCGGTTGTAGCCGGTATTGCCTATGAAATCATCCGTTTTGCCGGACGCAGTGAGCATAAAGCCGTGGCCTGCGCCATCGCTCCCGGCCTATGGCTCCAGCAACTGACTACCCGCGAACCCAGCGACGACCAGATTGAAGTAGCCATCCAAGCCCTCAAAGCCGTAACACCGGCAGAAAGTAATGATACTGACAATTAA
- the prfA gene encoding peptide chain release factor 1 yields the protein MLDKPQIEKLQSLEDKFYELEARISDPAVMADMGEWQKLTRAHAKMAPVVIKFREFKKALASIEEAREMLKEKLDEEFRGMVEAEFEEAKGKIPALSEELRILLLPKDPNDDKNVIVEIRGGAGGDEAALFAGDLFRMYTRYAENQGWRTEVLDANVSDLGGFKEVVFVIEGDGAYSKLKYESGVHRVQRVPTTESSGRIHTSTVTVAVLPEAEDVDVEINPNDLRIDTYCASGAGGQHVNKTESAVRITHLPTGVVVQCQDEKSQLKNRDKAMRVLRAKLLELAQEEQHAEVAESRKSQVGTGDRSERIRTYNFPQGRVTDHRIGLTLHKLDFILNGDLDELISSLVTAGQSEQLKQVE from the coding sequence TTGCTTGACAAACCCCAAATCGAAAAGCTGCAGTCTTTAGAGGATAAATTTTATGAGCTGGAAGCGCGCATTAGCGATCCGGCGGTTATGGCTGACATGGGTGAATGGCAGAAACTGACCAGGGCCCATGCTAAAATGGCTCCGGTTGTGATTAAATTCCGGGAATTTAAAAAAGCCCTTGCGTCTATAGAGGAAGCCCGGGAAATGCTTAAGGAAAAACTGGACGAAGAATTCCGGGGAATGGTGGAAGCCGAATTCGAGGAAGCTAAAGGCAAAATTCCTGCTTTAAGTGAAGAACTCAGGATTTTGCTGCTGCCTAAAGATCCCAATGATGATAAAAACGTAATCGTGGAGATTCGTGGCGGGGCCGGCGGGGACGAAGCCGCGCTGTTTGCCGGCGATCTGTTCCGGATGTACACCCGCTATGCCGAAAACCAGGGATGGCGGACGGAAGTACTGGATGCCAACGTATCCGACCTTGGCGGGTTTAAGGAAGTTGTGTTCGTGATTGAGGGTGACGGCGCTTATTCCAAGTTGAAATACGAAAGCGGTGTTCACCGGGTGCAACGGGTGCCGACAACCGAATCCAGCGGCCGTATTCACACATCTACCGTTACGGTCGCTGTTCTGCCGGAGGCGGAAGACGTGGATGTGGAGATTAATCCCAATGATCTGAGAATCGACACTTATTGCGCCAGCGGCGCCGGTGGCCAGCATGTAAACAAGACGGAATCGGCGGTGCGAATTACCCACCTGCCTACGGGGGTAGTAGTACAGTGTCAGGATGAAAAATCCCAGCTTAAGAACCGGGATAAGGCCATGCGGGTGCTGCGCGCCAAACTGTTGGAACTGGCCCAGGAGGAACAACATGCCGAGGTGGCTGAAAGCCGGAAAAGCCAGGTAGGCACAGGCGACCGCAGTGAGCGTATCCGGACCTATAACTTTCCCCAGGGACGGGTGACCGACCACCGTATCGGTCTCACCCTGCACAAGCTTGACTTTATATTGAACGGTGATTTGGACGAATTGATATCGTCGCTGGTGACGGCCGGACAGAGCGAGCAGCTCAAACAAGTCGAATAA
- the prmC gene encoding peptide chain release factor N(5)-glutamine methyltransferase, translating to MTDVPKSWNIGLILNWTRQYFSEKGVENPRLDAEVLLSHILGRDRLYLYTHFDQPLTASELAAYREMVKKRAKRAPVAYITGRKEFMGLEFAVSPAVLIPRPDTEILVEAVLSRLQKLTKPEIADLGTGSGAIIVSLLAVIPSACGVAVDLSPEALAVAGENARRHQVEERLTLCCGDLISPLTGRKFDALISNPPYIPTAAIAGLSPEVRQEPRVALDGGEDGLIFYRCIVAKGAQYLKPGGFIAVEVGMGQARPVAALAAAETRLTVAEVIKDYSGIERVVVFQGVVS from the coding sequence ATGACAGACGTACCAAAATCATGGAACATTGGGTTGATTTTAAATTGGACCAGGCAGTATTTCAGCGAAAAAGGCGTGGAAAACCCACGCCTTGATGCTGAAGTACTGCTTTCCCATATCTTAGGCCGGGACCGCCTATATCTCTATACCCATTTTGACCAGCCGCTGACGGCTTCGGAATTGGCCGCTTACCGGGAAATGGTAAAAAAACGGGCAAAACGGGCGCCGGTAGCTTATATTACCGGCAGGAAAGAATTTATGGGTCTGGAGTTTGCTGTTAGTCCGGCAGTACTTATACCCCGGCCTGACACCGAAATATTGGTGGAGGCGGTTTTGTCCCGTCTGCAGAAATTGACTAAGCCGGAAATCGCCGATTTGGGAACAGGCAGCGGGGCAATCATCGTCAGCCTGTTAGCTGTTATTCCCTCAGCCTGCGGGGTTGCTGTGGACCTTTCCCCGGAAGCGTTGGCGGTAGCCGGCGAGAATGCCAGGCGGCATCAGGTTGAGGAACGGTTAACGTTATGCTGCGGCGATCTCATTAGTCCCCTGACCGGTCGGAAATTTGACGCGCTGATTTCCAATCCGCCTTATATTCCCACAGCGGCTATAGCGGGTTTGAGTCCCGAAGTCCGGCAGGAGCCCAGAGTGGCCCTGGACGGCGGCGAGGACGGTTTGATTTTTTATCGTTGCATTGTGGCCAAGGGAGCCCAATACCTAAAGCCAGGCGGATTTATCGCCGTTGAGGTAGGTATGGGGCAAGCCCGCCCGGTGGCGGCTTTGGCTGCGGCAGAAACCCGCCTGACTGTTGCCGAGGTAATCAAAGATTATAGCGGTATTGAACGGGTAGTTGTATTTCAGGGAGTTGTTTCATAA
- a CDS encoding L-threonylcarbamoyladenylate synthase, with translation MDTQYLKLDKDNPDVKALAFAAGVLRQGGLVAFPTETVYGLGANGLDKEAVAGIFRAKGRPSDNPLILHIADTPAIFSLAADVPANARALMERFWPGPLTVVLKRKPIVPDAVTGGLDTVAIRLPASKVARELIRLSQVPVAAPSANISGRPSPANAQDVLTDLGGRIAIIIDAGPCDIGLESTVVDCTTPVPTLLRPGGVTYEMLINILGAVEIDPGSAGDGGIPRSPGMKYAHYAPKAAMYLVEAGRFAAGAILRREIDLALAQRKRVGAVVAAETASELPASVIVAAYGRYSDAGAIAANLYTALRYFDDKAVDVIYAQGVSEAGLGLAIMNRLRKASGYRIIRE, from the coding sequence ATGGATACTCAATATCTGAAGCTGGACAAAGATAATCCCGACGTCAAGGCTTTAGCGTTTGCGGCCGGGGTATTACGTCAAGGCGGGCTTGTTGCCTTTCCTACCGAGACAGTATACGGATTAGGCGCAAACGGTCTTGATAAGGAAGCGGTGGCAGGCATTTTCCGGGCCAAGGGCCGGCCGTCGGACAACCCTCTTATATTGCATATTGCCGATACTCCTGCTATTTTTTCTTTGGCCGCAGATGTTCCGGCCAATGCGAGGGCATTGATGGAGCGGTTTTGGCCGGGACCGTTGACAGTAGTGCTAAAACGTAAACCAATTGTCCCGGATGCGGTTACAGGCGGTCTTGATACGGTGGCAATTCGCTTGCCGGCTTCGAAAGTGGCCAGAGAACTGATCAGGTTGTCGCAAGTTCCTGTTGCGGCGCCCAGTGCCAACATATCAGGCCGTCCCAGTCCGGCAAACGCCCAGGACGTACTAACCGACTTAGGGGGGCGGATTGCTATTATCATCGATGCCGGCCCTTGTGACATTGGCCTGGAATCCACGGTAGTGGACTGTACCACACCTGTTCCCACCTTGCTGCGGCCCGGCGGGGTTACGTATGAGATGCTTATTAATATCTTAGGCGCAGTGGAGATTGATCCGGGTTCAGCCGGTGACGGCGGGATTCCCAGGTCGCCGGGCATGAAATATGCTCATTACGCGCCCAAGGCTGCCATGTATCTGGTGGAGGCCGGCCGTTTTGCGGCCGGAGCCATCCTGCGCCGGGAAATTGATTTAGCTTTAGCCCAACGCAAGCGAGTGGGAGCGGTGGTAGCTGCCGAAACGGCTTCTGAACTGCCGGCAAGCGTAATCGTGGCCGCATATGGACGGTACTCCGACGCGGGTGCCATTGCCGCTAACCTTTATACCGCCTTACGCTACTTTGACGATAAAGCAGTTGACGTTATTTACGCCCAGGGCGTTAGTGAAGCTGGTCTGGGGCTGGCAATCATGAACCGTCTGCGCAAGGCTTCCGGATACAGAATCATTAGAGAGTAG